GGCATTAACTGGCGGTTTTTTTACTCTTAGAGGCGTTGACCGTGAAGCAAAAATTAATCGAGCGGAATCAGAAAAGGAGTCGCTTGAGTTGCAGCTATCTGTATTGAAAGGAGTTAAGGGAGAAGTTGCTACTTTAATGGATTTGTATGATAAGAGAATGAGAAAGCTCGTTGACAACATCAAACCCGACAATTTTCTTGATGTAATATTCCCTATTGGAGATGATAACTTTACATTCTATGAAAAAAATGCAAATGTCGTTGCGAAACTGAGCGATTCCTCAAGGGATTCAATAATTAAAATTTATACTTATGCGCGTTCTTTAATACAGTCTTACAAGGGAAATAATCAGCTTATTACCGATTGCGAGAAAATTATTTTCGACATGGCAGACAATAACAAAAACAGAATAATGTATGAAAAGTTGCACAGCGAAAAAATACAAATAATGATTGACTACGCACAAGGACTTCAATCTATTGATGCTGAGCTTAAAGAGGTTAAAGAGTTAGGATTTAACGTAATCAATCAGGAAATAGCAGAACTACAAGCAAAGATACAAAAATTAACGCATTGAAATATACCCCCAGGCTCCGTGCGAAACTGATATGCCTATTAACGGTACGCTTATACCCAAACTCAGATATTCGCACTCTAGGTCATGGGACGAGGTCGGAGGTAAAAATTTTATCGTGCCGATCAGATACCTTAGAAAAACCAGGCTCTTACGACTGGTTTTTTGTGCCTGTTTTTTTACGGGGAGTCACCGGGGAGAAATGGGGGAGAAACCCGGCCAGATACCCTATGGCTTTTGGTGCTTTCAAGCTGAGGCCACTTGTGGGTTAATCATCATTGATCTCCCTACCTCAAAATGTCCGCAGCGGCCTTGCTGATGCTCTTGACCTGTAAGTCAGATGAATAGGCCTTTATTCGCTCCAATTCATAAATGATGTTTTCTTTGCTTAAAGCATGTCCATTAGCCATCAGGCTAATCACGGCTGTTCCAATTGCGCAGCCTATGAGCGCTTTTCTATCTGAATCATTGTCTTGCACTTCTTTTTCTCGCCAGTAGTTATTTACTTACAATAAGATTATTGCTATTTGTTGAATTTTCAACCTGAGCACTTTTCGGGCGTTCAGATTGTTGGTCGATGTTCCGGCGTAATCTCCAGCGCGATGTGAGTCACACGACCGATAATCGTCACCTCGTCAAGCGCCTCCCCCTCAATCGCTTCTCCCTCCTCAGTAATCAGCGCCCTGACCGACAGTTTCCCAATACGTCCCTCTCCGAACAACTCAAAAGCCACTGTGTCACCCTGGCCCGCTCTTAGCGACCGATCAACGATCACCAGGCGACCCACATCATTGATGATCATGGTTGATAATGGGTGCGAAATCAGTAGCGCATTGAGGTCTAGCCGCGTCTCGACGTAATCCTTTGCCGGTGATGGAAAGCCCATGCTGTTACCTCATGTGGTCGGAGTTGGTTAAGAAGAAAATCCGGCGTTCGCCCTCTTCCGTGGAGATATCTTTAAAGCAACTCTGGTAATGCTCGATCCATCTATTGGCTTCCTTCAATGACCAGTGGTGATTCAGCGCTGCAAGCTCACGCACGAAATCGACTGTGTGGACCACCCGACGGCCGCTGGGTTCTTTTTTGATGCTGTTTTTAAATGCGTGGGGAATTTCGTAGTAGCGAGGCATGATGCCCTCCCGTCAAAAAATACTGTATATACGCACAGCATTGCCTTTTTTTAGGAGGGATCAAGCAGATCATTGAGGAGGGAATTTAAGATGCCGATAGGACTAAAAAAATAATTGCAGTTGTACTTATAGGACAGACTTGACAAAGAGAAAAGCCCTGACTAGCAGGGCGTCCTTTATTATAGTTTTATATCACCAAGTATATTTTTATTCTTACGTAGCCATGATGGGTTAAAGTGCCCAGCATCTGCATACATAAATTCACCATTATCAGTCAATTTACATGTTTCTGAACCACAGACCTTATCATATATATTTATAATTTGTGCACCTGAACTCTGCGCTTTTGACGCCAAAGTTCCAATGAAGTCAACCTGATCTCTATCCATGCTAACACTGACGGTTTCATGTGGATTGTAGCTCAGTAATGGTTGCAACCTCATCCGATAAATGCCAGGAAACACATCTGTGATGTATGGAGCATCTTTAATGAAGTAGACATTTTTACCCATTTTAGTAAGTTCTTTAATAGTGGTCATCAGGCTACTTATAGCAAGATTCATTCCATTTTCGGAGTTGATAGAAAATTTTCCGCTATCATCTTTATAAAAGTAATCTTTTTTGCTAAAGAAGTACATATACCATGCACCACCTATAACGACATTCTTGACGCCGCTATCTTTGATTTTTTGATAGGCTGAATCCCTCATATCCCAGCAGCTTTTCCTGCGCTGATCGTCTGTATAAACATTCTTTATAGGTATGCACCCACCTCCAGCAGCTATAACGACACCAGGAGGATTTGAAGTATTATTGAGCCTATCATCAATATATTCAGCTAAATTTGCTATATGGGAATCGCCAATGAAAACATATGAGTTATCTGGTTTGGGCATCATAGTGTAGATCCCTGTGCCATTGTTGTTAAACTCATGGAGACCGAATTTTTCGTGATTCGCTTTAAGGAAAGACCATTCGGATTCACTGGGTAATACCATCTCATTTATTCTTGACTTAGATCCCATCAGATAAAAAGATAGCAAAGGTATTGCTATCATTGCAAAAAACAACTGATATGACACGGACAGTTTTTTTCTGTGTATAGGCTTTTCAATTATAGAGTAAATTCCGACCGCTATAACAAGAGAGGCAATAATACAAAGCACGTTAGCCTTGTCAGATGCACGACCAATTAAGATCGATGCAAAGCTCATTAACGGCCAGTGAACAAGGTATAGCGGGTAACTAATAAGGCCAATAAAGACAACTGATTTTATTGATAACCATTTACCAACAATAGTATTTTCACTAAAAAATATAATTAACGCCGACCCTAAAACCACAGGAATAGCATAAAATCCAGGAAATAACTTTTGAGACGGAATAAGGAAAATAGAAAGGAGAACGATTATTAACCCACATAATGCCAGACCCCCTCTTACTTTCGGGTTTAAATCCTTTATTGTTTTATCTGTATAAATAACAGAAAGAAGACTCCCCACCATCAATTCCCAAGACCTTCCAAGAGGTGAGTAATAAGCTGCCGCAGGGTTGTTCGAAATATCGTAAACATTAATACAAAAAGATGCGATTATGAAAAATAAAATTCCTTTTACTTCTATTTTTCGCTTAACAAAAAACGCTATTATAAATGGCCAGAAAATATAAAACTGCTCCTCTATTGACAAGCTCCATATGTGCAGAGTTGGCTTGAATATTGAAGCTTTGTCAAAATATCCATCTTCACTCCAAAGTAAAAAATTCTCAGTAAATAAACTTGAAAATATTACGTGTTTAAGCGTTATTGAAAACTCTGAAGTAGACAACAAAAACCATGATAAAAACAAAACACCTAAAATGGTAATTATTAACGCAGGATATATCCTCCGAATTCTTTTTTTATAAAATGATGCGAGTGAAAAATCCCCTCTTATTAATTCTTTCCGTATTATTGTTGTTATTAAAAAACCAGAAATGACAAAAAAAATGTCAACTCCAATATATCCACTTCTGAAAAAATTAGGGAGCGCGTGATAAAAAAGCACTGACATCACCGCGATCGCTCGCAAGCCATCAATATCTGGCCTATATGCTAAGTTATTTCTTGACATAACTATCCCGTAAAGTGTTGATGTGTATAACGTTATTTTATTGTGAGGAATTGTTTAAAACTATAACAGAACATCGCAAAATAAATCAATGCATTACGAACCATACTACTCACTTAGCTCGTGCGCCGCTTAACTGGCAAGAAACAAATCGCTGGGATGACACCATTTTTCTAATAAAAATCATAATTTTAATTACTTTGTTATTCATTTGGGTGTTGCGTCCCTATCTACCAACGATGGTTATCGAGCCCAGTTAATATGAATAGGGCTTTCATAGCGGCGTGGCATGATGCCCTACTGTTAGATTTAACTGTATGTAAATACAGCACTATCGCTTTCAGAGAGGGCTCAAGAGGTGCTGGCGGGGTTTAGGGTAATTGATTGACAAGCAAGAATATTTAGCAAATAAGGCTCCCTGGCATCAGCTGACATGTAGTTGATCATTTGGTAGGTCATCCTCAATTCAAGAAACTACTAATTTTTCATAACAGCCAAAAGTATTAAAATTAATGATATT
The sequence above is a segment of the Erwinia sp. SLM-02 genome. Coding sequences within it:
- a CDS encoding DNA polymerase V; translation: MPRYYEIPHAFKNSIKKEPSGRRVVHTVDFVRELAALNHHWSLKEANRWIEHYQSCFKDISTEEGERRIFFLTNSDHMR
- a CDS encoding acyltransferase family protein gives rise to the protein MSRNNLAYRPDIDGLRAIAVMSVLFYHALPNFFRSGYIGVDIFFVISGFLITTIIRKELIRGDFSLASFYKKRIRRIYPALIITILGVLFLSWFLLSTSEFSITLKHVIFSSLFTENFLLWSEDGYFDKASIFKPTLHIWSLSIEEQFYIFWPFIIAFFVKRKIEVKGILFFIIASFCINVYDISNNPAAAYYSPLGRSWELMVGSLLSVIYTDKTIKDLNPKVRGGLALCGLIIVLLSIFLIPSQKLFPGFYAIPVVLGSALIIFFSENTIVGKWLSIKSVVFIGLISYPLYLVHWPLMSFASILIGRASDKANVLCIIASLVIAVGIYSIIEKPIHRKKLSVSYQLFFAMIAIPLLSFYLMGSKSRINEMVLPSESEWSFLKANHEKFGLHEFNNNGTGIYTMMPKPDNSYVFIGDSHIANLAEYIDDRLNNTSNPPGVVIAAGGGCIPIKNVYTDDQRRKSCWDMRDSAYQKIKDSGVKNVVIGGAWYMYFFSKKDYFYKDDSGKFSINSENGMNLAISSLMTTIKELTKMGKNVYFIKDAPYITDVFPGIYRMRLQPLLSYNPHETVSVSMDRDQVDFIGTLASKAQSSGAQIINIYDKVCGSETCKLTDNGEFMYADAGHFNPSWLRKNKNILGDIKL